The stretch of DNA AAATAATTTCATATCCGCTATCCGGATTACTGGCTGTCAGTGCTCGGTGTCCCTCGGCTCCATAAGTAGTAATATTGGACTCGACCATAACCGCTACCCGGCCGGTATTTACCTTTTCTTTAACCGCATCCTGAGTCTGCTGCAGCGCATCCTGGGTAATCAGCCGCTCACGGAACAGCTTGTTGATATACAGCATCATTTCCTCGAAGGCAGGATCGTCATAGATCGGAAGCAACTTGCTGCCTTCCGGATAGCCCATGAGGGAGATGAATTTGCTCGTAGCATTCTCTCTGAACCCGCCGTACATGATTTCCAGGCCTGCCCCCTTCTCACCAACCTCCAGAGGCACTACATCCGGATACTTGTCTCGTACCTGAAGCAAATATTGATACAGATCATCGAAGGTTTCCAGCTTCGGTTTGCCGAGCGCGTTGTAAATATCTTTGTTGACCATCCACCCGCCATTGCCGAATTGCCCGGAGGTATACCAGTTCGGGATTTGATAAATCTTGCCGTCCTCAGAGCGAAGCAGGTTCAGGGTGGATTCTTTTACATATTTTTTGAAGTTCGGATACTTCTCATAGTAATCATCCAGCGCAACCAATCTTCCTGCCTGCACCAGCCGCTCTACCGTGGATCCACGGTCAGTGAAAATGACATCCGGCAAATCGCCGCTGACGATCATGGTGTTGAGCTTTTCCGCGGCAGCTCCCCCCGATTGCACCGGTTTAACGGTAACCTTCCTGTTCTCCTGAATCCATTTCGTCGCCTCATTCTCCCCCCAAGGCGCGGTCGTAAGCCAGTCATAGTTTCCATAAAAGCTGAAGGTAGTGGGTTTGATTCCGCTGCCGTCATCAGCCGCTACCCCGGTGCCCGTATTCTGTGAAGCGTTATTATTCCCGCCTCCGCCGCAGGCTGTGAGAAGAAGCAGCAGAGAGAGCGTCAGAAGCGATACCCCTTTCAAGCGATTGCGCATTCGTTTCCCTTCTTTCTACCCAATATGGAGACTGCTATTCTTTCAAAGAACCAATCAACACACCCTTAACGAAATACTTTTGGAGAAAAGGGTACGTTAAAATAATCGGAATCGTCGCGATCATCATCGTGGCCATGGCCAGCGACTTCGTGGTAACCGTCCGGTTCCGGTTCATATGATCCTGAGCAATGGCATTGGATGAGCCAATTTCGGTCATAATGTTGGAGTTCATAATTTGCCGCAGGAGAGTCTGTATAGGAAGCAGAGGATCCTTGGTAATATAGATTGCTCCCGTAAACCAGTCATTCCAGTAACCCACCGCCGTAAATAGAGCAATGGTAGCGAGCACCGGGCCGGAGACGGGAATGACGATCCGGAAGAAAATGCCGTAATTGCTGCAGCCGTCGATCTTGGCCGATTCCTCCAGCCCGTCAGGCAGAGCAGAAAAGAAGGTGCGGATAACAATCATGTTATAGACGCTGATGATGCTCGGAATGATCAGCACCCAAAAAGTGTCCAGCATGCCGAGAGAGCGAGTCAGCATATAAGAGGGAATCAGGCCCCCGCTAAAGAACATCGTGATCATGAAGAACACCATATACTGCTTGCGGAACAGCAAGGTCTTCTTGGACATTCCGTAGGCTAACAGGGCCGTGAAGAAGACGGACAATACCGTACCGCTCATGGTTCGAAGAATAGTAATCATGAACGAATTCAACAGGCGGTGATCCTGAAACACAATATAATAGTTCTCCAGTGTATATACTCTCGGCCACAGGGTTACACCCCCGAGCGCCGTATCGCTCCCTTGATTAAAGGAGATGACCAGCGCGTTCCAGAACGGGTAGAGCATGATCACCGCCATCAGTGTCAAGAGCACATAGATCGTCCGCTGCATCATTTTGTCGCCCAGGCTTAGTCTCATTTTGTACCCCTCCTATGGTTGTATGGTCCTACCAGAGACTGACGCCGGCCCGGCGGGCGATTTTGTTGGCTGTAACCAGCAGAATTACACTGATTACCGCTTTGAACAGCCCTACCGCTGTCGCATAAGAGAATCTGGCATTGAGTATCCCCACACGGTACACATAGGTGTCAATTACATCGGAGTATGGCCGGAGGATGGGGTTAGTTGCCAACAGCAAAATGTCCTCAAAGCCTGCACTGAGCAGATTACCGATGGCAAGAATCATAAAGATGACAATAACAGGAGCAATACTGGGGAGTGTAACCAAATAAATTTGCTTAAACCGGCTTGCGCCGTCGATCGAAGCGGCCTCATACATAGCCGGGTCAACGCCCGCGATCGCAGCCAGGTAGACAATGCTTCCGAACCCGACCTCCTTCCACACGTTGACGCTCACCAGAATTGACCAGAAGTATTCCGGTATCGCCAGAAAGTTGACCGGCTCTTCAATCAGGTTCAGTCGCTCCAGCAAGATGTTCACCGTTCCGTTATCTACGGACAGCAGCGAGAATACGAAACCGGAGACAATGACCCAGGATAGAAAATAAGGCAAATAGCTGACCGTCTGGATAAACCGTTTAAAGCCCATATGCCCAATTTCGTTCAGCATCAGTGCAAGCAGGATCGGAGCAGGAAAGGTGATGACCAGTTTCAACAAACTGATCACAATAGTATTTCGCATCACATTCCAGAACTCGGGCGCCTCAAAGAACATTTTGAAATGCTTGAACCCGACCCAAGGGCTTTCCAGAATGCCGTTAAAAATATCGTATTGCTGGAACGCCATCACCACGCCGTACATCGGGATGTAGCTGAAGATAGCAACAAAAATAATTCCCGGCCAAACCATGGACTGTAAATCCCACTGATTGGTCAACTTTTTCCATACACTTGGTTTAACGGCCGCCTTCATCCATTTTTCCTCCTCTGCTGCCTTCTAATGAAATAAGGGCAAATAAGGTTTGTTTTTCTCCAGCATTTCATCCAGCAGTTTCTCCGCGACGGTAACGGAAGGCACCAGCGGATGATGAACCAATGCCTGCAGGGCAATATCGCGGTCTCCGTGCACGGCAGCCTCAATGGTCAGGCTCTCGTAGTGCTTGACCGCGGCCAGTAAACCTCTGACGGACTCCGGAACCTTGCGCAGCGGAATCGGCAGCGGACCCTGCTTGGTCACGATACAATTCACTTCAATGGAAGCATCGTCCGGCAGAAAATCAATAATGCCATTGTTGCTGACATTCAGCGTCTGGATGTCGCGTGAATCATTATAAATGGAGCGCATCAGCAGTACTGCCGCTTCCGAGTAATAAGCCCCGCCGCGCTGCTCAAGCTGCTTCGGCTTCTCCTTCAGCTCTACGTTCCGGTACAGCTCGAACAGCTCTTCTTCTACCTTCTTCACCACCTCGGCACGAGAGCCTGTCGTTCCCGCTGCTTTCTTCTGTTCCTCCAGCATGGCGTCCGTCAAATAGTAATAGCTCAGATAGTAGGAAGGAATGGCGTTTAGTCCGTTCAGGAACCGATGGTCCCAGGAATCAAACGGCACATTGCTGGCCTTGTAGCTCTTGGGATAGTCTATGAGCTCCTGCAGCTTGCTTTCGCCGTCAATCACGACATCGGATACCCAGTGCAGATGGTTGATGCCGACAAACTCCGAGTAGATCTTGTCGATCGGCAGCCCGAAGAACTCGGAGAGCCATTTTTGAAACCCGATCGGCGAGTTGCACAGCCCTACACTCTTGACCGAAGAGTATTTGTGAACCGCCTCGGTCACCATGCCGGCCGGATTTGTAAAATTCAGCAGCCAGGCATCAGGGGCAAGCTCCTCCATATCCTTGCAGATATCCAGAATGACCGGGATCGTTCGCAGGCCTTTCATCATTCCTCCGGGCCCGGTCGTTTCCTGGCCGATGACATTGTACTGAAGCGGAATAAGTTCATCCCATTTGCGCGCTTCCAGCATGCCTACCCGGATTTGCGTGCAGACAAAGTCCGCTCCGGCAATGGCCTCCCTTCGGTTAAGCGTTTCCATAATGGCAATCGGCAGGCCGGACTCGGCAACCATGCGCTTGCTCAGCTCCGCAATCGTATGCAGTTTCTCCCTCCCCTCCTCAATATCCACCAGCCATACCTCGCTCACAGGGAGCTCTTTGTGATGCATAATGATGCCTTCCATAAGCTCAGGCGTATATGATGACCCTGCTCCGATGACAACCAGCTTCAATGTTTCCTCCATGATCATAGCCCCTCCATACCCCGTGATAGACGATCAAGAACTTCCTGATTTACACGCATACCGCTGCTTTCCATCGCCAGAACGACCGAGCCGACAACCGGCTCCCGAGTTAAAACCCTTAAAGTGCCATTTGGGGCCGTGTGCTTCACTCTCTGCTCAATGGCCCGCCGGATGATGCCTGAGCGATCACCCTTGGTCAAAAGGCTGCCTGCAAGCACGATGTCAAAGGAGTGCTCCTCCATAGCCAATCGATGAATTGTCGCTGCCGCTGCCAAACCAAGCTCATCCCCTTGCTTGTTCAGAAGTCCAGTGGCAACCTGGTCCCCTTCATCTGCCGCTTGAAACAGCAGCTCAGCAATATGGGGAGACAAGTCTCTGGAATGATCCAGGTAATCCTCTCTTAACTCCGAGACACTGGAATAGCCCAGTAATTGAATTAAGCGTTCGCTTAAGACTGTCTCTTTCTCCCTTCCCTCATCCGCCCGGAGAACGCTGCGAAATACCTCAACACTTAGATCATAGCCGCCGCCGTAATCGCCGAACCGGTAGCCAAATCCACCACACTGGTATGTAACACCCCGCGGATTTTTACCGGCGCAGTTCACTCCCGAGCCGCAGATCAGCACAATTCCATAATCACTCTCAGTGCCTGCTCGCAAGGCAATCCAGGTATCGCAGGAAATCTCGGTTTGAGGAAGGCCGAAGCTACTGATAATGGGCCGTAAAATTCGCAAATCGGCTTCTCGATCCGCTCCAGCCAGGCCGAACCAAGAATACTCCAGCTGAGGCTTTGTCAGCCCTGAGGCCATAATCGCTCCCGATACGGCCTGCTGCAAACTGTTCTCCGCCTGCTCCCGGTTTTTTTGGTGATTTCCATTCCCTCCCTTGCCTACACCCAAGACCGCTCCTTGTTCATTTGCGATCATGGCGTAGGTTTTGCTGCCCCCTGCATCGACTCCTAAAAAGTACTTCACAGTTTGTTTCACTCCTAATATTCAGGATAACCTTACAGATGCGGTGGATTCACGCACAAGAAGCTGAGGAGCGAGCTTCGTTACAGCAGCCGGCACCACCTCCCCATGGATTAATTTCATCAGCAAATCCACACCAATGCTGCCCATCTGCGCCTCGGGCTGTCTGACAGTCGTCAATCGGGGATAAAATTCACCTACGAACTGCTGATCATCAAAGCCAACAACTGAGATATCCTGAGGGACCAGAATTCCCTCCTCACGCAGGGCTTGAACAACCCCGAGCGCAATAAAGTCGTCTCCGGAAAAGATGGCTGTCGGCAGTTTATCTTCACGAATCCATCTCTTGGCTACCTCATAACCGCTGCTTACCGTAAATCCGCAATATTCTGTGCCGAAGGGCGTTAGCCCCGCTTCATCCAACGCCTGTACATAGCCTCTCTTGCGCTCCGCTACACTTAAGAATACCGAAGGGCCACCGATATAAGCGATCTGGGTGTGTCCAAGACCAATCAAATGCTTGGTCGCTTCATATCCCCCTTGATAGTTGTCGACGACCACACTGGGAACATCGTCATGCTGGAACTGGTTATCCAGCAAGACAAACGGAATGTTTTTTCTCTTCAGCTCCTCCACATATTCCATTTCCTCAAGCGGAGACAGCAGAATAATTCCGTCAACGCGGTCCTTCTGAAACAGGAAGTTCACGCCTTCATCCTCATTCTCAGCTATGGACAGGGCCAAGAAGTAGCCTTGTTCTGCCAGCTTCCGGTTCACCACGCGGATCACACGGTCATAGAAAGAGTCGTTAAAGTTGGTAATCGACATCCCAATGACTCCCGTCTTGCCACGTACGAGACTCCGCGCCGCTGAATTGGGCTGATAATTTAATTCCTCCATAGCTTTGAGCACTTTCCGCCGATTGCTTTCACGTACAGAAGGTGAATTGTTAATAACTCTGGATACGGTCACTACAGAGAGCCCCGACTTTTTGGCTACATCATGAATGTTCATCTAGACTTCTATGCCTCCAAGTTGAAAAGTTTAAACGCTTTAACTTTGTGGGAAATAAAAAAGCAATAGCTCATTTCGAAAAAACTATACTCTGACTGAAAACAGAACATCGAATGTCAACTTCGCCTTTATCAGTAGTCTCAAAGATCATAGTAAAAGTTTAAAGGTTTTTACTTTAATGCGATTTTACAACCATTCCCATTATCCGTCAATCCATAAACTGCAACCAAACTTAATATTTCGTATCTATTTGATACAGGCTGTGCGGCAACCATCTTTGACAGCTTTCCGAACAACAAAAAACCTCCCCTCATCCCGGAGGATGAGAGAAGGATCAGCCGCCCGCCTCCAATAAGCGGCAGCTATATTTTTAGCTCCCCGAGCTTAATCAGCTCGACGACCGCTTGCGCGCGGCCTTTGACATTCAACTTCTGCATCACATTTGAAATGTGATTGCGCACGGTCTTCTCACTGATGAACAACTGCTCCGCGATATCCCGCGTGGTCTTATCCTGCACGAGCAATTCAAATACTTCACGTTCTCGATGAGTAAGCAAGAATTTGCTGTTACGATCGCTGCCCTTCAAAATGTGTCACCCCTCCTTGCTCGGGATTTGTGGTTTAACAAGGTTAAGGGATACAGTCAACACATTTTATGAAAAGTACAGAGCAGGGGTGCGGTGCATAGGTAAAATTGGGCTGCAGAGTTCTACGCCTTTCCTTTATCCTTCCATCATGATCTAGACTGCCGATGAGCAGTGCGATGCCAAACAGAATGACCGCGGCAATGAACAAGCCGGTATAGACATAATAAATAAACCGCTCCTCCCATAGAGCGCGAATATAACTGTTAGCGCCTATAAACAGGGCGAGATATAGGTTTCTAAAGTTATACTTTTTAGACGATACCGCACGATATTATGAATAAACATTACAAGACAGAGAACAAAAACCAGGTGCCATCCCCAGCTGATGATTTGATGAGTCATATGCATCTCCTCTGTAAATTACTCTTTGAATCGCTTATGCCAGCCCCTTTACCAATAATACCCACATACTGCTGTTATGAAAAGACTGACACTTCCCCATACTTTACTCCCTTACTAACCGCTTTACCTGGATCTAACACACCGTTGTTACAGCGCTAACGTTGTTCTGGTACGGTGAGAGCAATCTTCTACATATCAGGGAGGAATGATCCATTGTTCAAATTCATGAAATGGAGCGCCGCTCCAGTACTTGCATCCCTACTCGTTCTCGGTTCGCTGGCCCCTTCATCCGCAGATGCGATAGGAACGCCCCCCAGCCAAAGCCAGCCAACAGGAAAGCACATTACAATCCTGCATACCAATGATATCCATGCCCACGCAGTCCCGAATTCACCAGAAATGGGCTTTGCCAAACTCGCCGGAATCATTGACCAGTACCGAGCGCAGAACCCTAATACGCTGCTGCTCGATGATGGTGACGTCATTCACGGGACAACCTTTGCCACCCTGGTTAACGGGGAGAGCATTGTGCAAGTCATGAACGAAATGAAGTATGATGCTATGGCTCCTGGCAACCACGAATTCAACTACGGGACCGACCGGCTTGTTGAGCTGTCCAAGCAGTTCCATTTCCCCGTGATTAGCGCGAATGTAAAGAACAAAAACGGTGAGCGTATATTCAAGCCCTATATAATTAAAGAGATTGACGGTGTGAAGATCGGAATTTTCGGCTTAACTACGCCCGAGACCGCCTTTAAAACCAACCCGAAGAATGTTCAAAATGTAGAGTTCACAGACCCTTCCAAAGAAGCTCAGGAGATGGTAAACGAGCTTCAGAAGCAGGACGCCGATGTCATCATCGCCCTTGGTCATATCGGCCAGGATAAGTCCAGCCAAGATACAAGTCTGAAAATTGCCAAAGAAGTAAAAGGGATTGACCTGTTCATCGACGGTCACAGCCATACGGTTCTGCCAGAGGGATTTCTGGCGGATAATAACACGCTCATCGCCAGCGCTGGGGAATACAGCAAATACCTTGGCGTGGTAGATCTGTGGGTGGCCAGGACCAGGTAACCAAGAAAACCGCAAAGCTGATTGATGAGAAGTCCGCTGAGGCGATTAAGCCAAGCACGAAGGTGCAGACCCTGATCGATTCCATTAATAAAAGCCAGGAGAGCATCCTGAAAGAGAAAGTGGCTCACACCGATGTCAATCTAGAGGGAGCAAGGGCAAAGGTACGTGCCGGGGAGACGAACTTGGGGGACCTGCTGGCCGACGCCATTCGGGATATCAG from Paenibacillus sp. CAA11 encodes:
- a CDS encoding extracellular solute-binding protein, with amino-acid sequence MRNRLKGVSLLTLSLLLLLTACGGGGNNNASQNTGTGVAADDGSGIKPTTFSFYGNYDWLTTAPWGENEATKWIQENRKVTVKPVQSGGAAAEKLNTMIVSGDLPDVIFTDRGSTVERLVQAGRLVALDDYYEKYPNFKKYVKESTLNLLRSEDGKIYQIPNWYTSGQFGNGGWMVNKDIYNALGKPKLETFDDLYQYLLQVRDKYPDVVPLEVGEKGAGLEIMYGGFRENATSKFISLMGYPEGSKLLPIYDDPAFEEMMLYINKLFRERLITQDALQQTQDAVKEKVNTGRVAVMVESNITTYGAEGHRALTASNPDSGYEIIWPVHKAGLDKTKVFVSGYETLGWNVNVITTKAKDPEAIFAYFDWITGSEGQKVLFFGPKGLYWDQEDANGAPIPNEKYKTTPANERTETMRKFEDFNWAGNTTFIDKAKMSLEASLSANQKSWETVAQSTVTWKTALDITEFVNTDPLPDTEAGIIAQNIQDIHTLAFAQMVQASSDEEVLSALETAKKNANKAGLDKLLEFRTEKWQENVKKINATK
- a CDS encoding carbohydrate ABC transporter permease gives rise to the protein MRLSLGDKMMQRTIYVLLTLMAVIMLYPFWNALVISFNQGSDTALGGVTLWPRVYTLENYYIVFQDHRLLNSFMITILRTMSGTVLSVFFTALLAYGMSKKTLLFRKQYMVFFMITMFFSGGLIPSYMLTRSLGMLDTFWVLIIPSIISVYNMIVIRTFFSALPDGLEESAKIDGCSNYGIFFRIVIPVSGPVLATIALFTAVGYWNDWFTGAIYITKDPLLPIQTLLRQIMNSNIMTEIGSSNAIAQDHMNRNRTVTTKSLAMATMMIATIPIILTYPFLQKYFVKGVLIGSLKE
- a CDS encoding ABC transporter permease, whose amino-acid sequence is MKAAVKPSVWKKLTNQWDLQSMVWPGIIFVAIFSYIPMYGVVMAFQQYDIFNGILESPWVGFKHFKMFFEAPEFWNVMRNTIVISLLKLVITFPAPILLALMLNEIGHMGFKRFIQTVSYLPYFLSWVIVSGFVFSLLSVDNGTVNILLERLNLIEEPVNFLAIPEYFWSILVSVNVWKEVGFGSIVYLAAIAGVDPAMYEAASIDGASRFKQIYLVTLPSIAPVIVIFMILAIGNLLSAGFEDILLLATNPILRPYSDVIDTYVYRVGILNARFSYATAVGLFKAVISVILLVTANKIARRAGVSLW
- a CDS encoding 6-phospho-beta-glucosidase, which produces MEETLKLVVIGAGSSYTPELMEGIIMHHKELPVSEVWLVDIEEGREKLHTIAELSKRMVAESGLPIAIMETLNRREAIAGADFVCTQIRVGMLEARKWDELIPLQYNVIGQETTGPGGMMKGLRTIPVILDICKDMEELAPDAWLLNFTNPAGMVTEAVHKYSSVKSVGLCNSPIGFQKWLSEFFGLPIDKIYSEFVGINHLHWVSDVVIDGESKLQELIDYPKSYKASNVPFDSWDHRFLNGLNAIPSYYLSYYYLTDAMLEEQKKAAGTTGSRAEVVKKVEEELFELYRNVELKEKPKQLEQRGGAYYSEAAVLLMRSIYNDSRDIQTLNVSNNGIIDFLPDDASIEVNCIVTKQGPLPIPLRKVPESVRGLLAAVKHYESLTIEAAVHGDRDIALQALVHHPLVPSVTVAEKLLDEMLEKNKPYLPLFH
- a CDS encoding N-acetylglucosamine kinase, encoding MKYFLGVDAGGSKTYAMIANEQGAVLGVGKGGNGNHQKNREQAENSLQQAVSGAIMASGLTKPQLEYSWFGLAGADREADLRILRPIISSFGLPQTEISCDTWIALRAGTESDYGIVLICGSGVNCAGKNPRGVTYQCGGFGYRFGDYGGGYDLSVEVFRSVLRADEGREKETVLSERLIQLLGYSSVSELREDYLDHSRDLSPHIAELLFQAADEGDQVATGLLNKQGDELGLAAAATIHRLAMEEHSFDIVLAGSLLTKGDRSGIIRRAIEQRVKHTAPNGTLRVLTREPVVGSVVLAMESSGMRVNQEVLDRLSRGMEGL
- a CDS encoding LacI family DNA-binding transcriptional regulator — protein: MNIHDVAKKSGLSVVTVSRVINNSPSVRESNRRKVLKAMEELNYQPNSAARSLVRGKTGVIGMSITNFNDSFYDRVIRVVNRKLAEQGYFLALSIAENEDEGVNFLFQKDRVDGIILLSPLEEMEYVEELKRKNIPFVLLDNQFQHDDVPSVVVDNYQGGYEATKHLIGLGHTQIAYIGGPSVFLSVAERKRGYVQALDEAGLTPFGTEYCGFTVSSGYEVAKRWIREDKLPTAIFSGDDFIALGVVQALREEGILVPQDISVVGFDDQQFVGEFYPRLTTVRQPEAQMGSIGVDLLMKLIHGEVVPAAVTKLAPQLLVRESTASVRLS
- a CDS encoding helix-turn-helix domain-containing protein; protein product: MKGSDRNSKFLLTHREREVFELLVQDKTTRDIAEQLFISEKTVRNHISNVMQKLNVKGRAQAVVELIKLGELKI